One region of Primulina tabacum isolate GXHZ01 chromosome 1, ASM2559414v2, whole genome shotgun sequence genomic DNA includes:
- the LOC142556702 gene encoding uncharacterized protein LOC142556702, with product MDVDACYNEHTHRYSIGGVIRNHEGQPVLVFGNKIEKPSYVLYAELLAILQGLNISKTHNLRLPYISSDSLLAVQAILGEEENLSYAGALAIDIRRLLALQGRPTLSHVRRSANCVAHAIASLASLSHSPFVWECGSYPFWLIDLVIKDIFSFQ from the coding sequence ATGGATGTGGATGCATGTTATAATGAGCACACTCATAGATACTCAATTGGCGGTGTAATCCGTAATCATGAGGGACAACCGGTACTAGTTTTTGGAAACAAAATTGAGAAGCCCTCATATGTCTTGTATGCTGAGCTTCTCGCTATATTACAAGGGCTCAACATATCCAAGACACATAATCTCCGGCTTCCTTATATCTCATCGGACTCTCTTCTCGCCGTGCAAGCAATCTTGGGAGAAGAAGAGAACCTCAGTTATGCCGGGGCCCTAGCAATAGATATCAGAAGACTTCTGGCTCTTCAGGGAAGGCCCACTCTTAGTCATGTTCGGCGTTCTGCAAATTGTGTTGCTCACGCTATTGCCTCTTTAGCTTCTTTGTCTCATTCACCTTTTGTTTGGGAGTGTGGTTCTTATCCTTTTTGGTTGATTGATCTTGTAATCAAAGACATTTTCAGTTTTCAATAA